The stretch of DNA GGGGTCTGGCTGCGACATGGGCGGGCTTTCCTGTGACCGCATCCGCATGCACCGGCCGGGCCGAAGGTGCAACCCCCCGGCCCGCACGCTTCAGCCGGGAAGCGCCTTGTTCAGGTTCTCCTCGACTGCTGCGAGAAAGCCCTCGGTGGTCAGCCAGCCCTGGTCCGGGCCGACCAGCAGGGCCAGGTCCTTTGTCATGGATCCCGCCTCCACCGTCTCGACCACGACGCGTTCCAGCGTTGTCGCGAAAGTCATCAGCGCCGCGTTCTCGTCCAGTTTGGCGCGGTGCTTCAGTGCCCCGGTCCAGGCGTAGATCGAGGCGATCGAATTGGTCGATGTCGCCTCGCCGCGCTGGTGCTGGCGGTAGTGCCGGGTCACGGTGCCATGCGCCGCCTCGGCCTCGATGATGCGGCCATCGGGGGTCATCAGCACGCTTGCCATCAGGCCCAGCGACCCGAAGCCCTGCGCCACCATGTCGGACTGCACGTCCCCGTCATAGTTCTTGCAGGCCCAGACGAAGCCGCCCGACCATTTCAGGGCCGAGGCGACCACGTCGTCGATCAGCCGATGCTCGTAGGTGATCCCGGCGGCCTTGAACTTCTCGGCGAATTCGGTGTCGAATACCTCCTGGAACAGGTCCTTGAAGCGGCCGTCATACACCTTGAGGATGGTGTTCTTGGTGGACAGATACACCGGCCAGCCCAGGCTGAGCCCGTAGTTGAACGACGCGCGCGCGAAATCGCGGATCGACGCGTCGAGGTTGTACATCCCCATGTAGACCCCGGCGGACGGCGCGTCATAGACCTCGCGCTCGATCACGGTGCCGTCCTCGCCCACGAATTTCAGGCTGAGCTTGCCCCTGCCGGGGAAGGCGATGTCGGTGGCGCGGTACTGGTCGCCGAAGGCGTGGCGCCCGATCACGATGGGCCGCGTCCAGCCCGGCACCAGGCGGGGGACGTTGCGGCAGATGATCGGCTGGCGGAACACCACGCCGCCCAGGATGTTGCGGATCGTGCCGTTGGGGCTGCGCCACATCTGTTTCAGGCCGAATTCCTCGACCCGGCCCTCGTCGGGGGTGATGGTCGCGCATTTCACGCCGACGCCGATCTCGCGGATGCGGTTGGCCGCGTCGATGGTGACCTGGTCATCGGTGCGGTCACGCTCCTCGATGCCGAGGTCGTAATAGAGCAGGTCGATGTCGAGATAGGGCAGGATCAGCCGATCCTTGATGAAGCGCCAGATGATGCGGGTCATCTCGTCGCCGTCCAGTTCCACGATGGGGTTCGCCACCTTTATTCTGGTCATCCCGGTCCCTCCGTCTGAATGCCTGGCGCGGCTTTAGCGCAAGGCGGGCGGGATGGGAAGGCTTTGCATGCATTTGTATACCAAATGGCGTGGCCGCCGCGATTGCAACCGAAGGGCAGGGACTGTATCACCCGCGCCGGACCGCAGGGAGACAGGCATGGCAGGCACCGATCACGCACAGGGCAGGGACTGGCACGGGCCGCAGCCCGTTTTCGTGCTGGTACGCCCGCAGATGGGCGAGAATATCGGCGCGGCGGCCCGCGCGATGTGGAATTTCGGGCTGGAGCACATGCGCATCGTGGACCCGCGCGACGGCTGGCCGAACCCGGCCGCGTCCGCCACTGCCTCGGGGGCGGCGCGGGTGCTGGACCAGGTGCGGATCGATGCGACCACGGCGCAATCGGTCGCCGACCTGACCCATGTCTACGCCACCACCGCCCGCCCGCGCGAACTGACCAAGCCCGTCCTGTCCCCGCAGGAGGCGATGGAGGATGCCCGTGCGCGCATCGCCGCAGGCGAGCGGGTGGGGGTGATGTTCGGGCCAGAGCGCGCGGGGCTGGAAAATGCCGACGTGGTGCTGGCCAACACCATCATCACGGTGCCGGTCAACCCGGCCTTCGCCTCGCTCAACCTGGCGCAATGCGCGTTGCTGGTCGCCTATGAGTGGGGCCGCGAGGTGCTGCCCGTGGCCCGGCCCGAGCAGAAGCACCGCCCCGCCAACCGGGTCGAGGTGACCAGGCTGCTGGAGGCGCTGGAGGCGCGGCTGGACCGGGCGGATTTCTACCGCCCCGAGCACAAGCGCGAGCACATGCGCACGACGCTGCACAACATGTTCTACCGGCTGGACCTGACCGAGGCAGACATCCGCATCCTGCACGGCATCCATCGCGCGCTGGCCGACCGGCACCCGACGCGGGAGTGACGCGCGGGCCTTGCGCGAAATTGTCCGCTTGAGCGCCTTCGCGCCGGGGCCTAAATCTGGCCGCGCAGAGACAAGGACCACGCCATGACCGCAAAGCGCAGCATCTTCGAGGAAGTGTCCGGCAAGACGCAGGCCGCGCCCGCG from Halovulum dunhuangense encodes:
- a CDS encoding RNA methyltransferase, coding for MAGTDHAQGRDWHGPQPVFVLVRPQMGENIGAAARAMWNFGLEHMRIVDPRDGWPNPAASATASGAARVLDQVRIDATTAQSVADLTHVYATTARPRELTKPVLSPQEAMEDARARIAAGERVGVMFGPERAGLENADVVLANTIITVPVNPAFASLNLAQCALLVAYEWGREVLPVARPEQKHRPANRVEVTRLLEALEARLDRADFYRPEHKREHMRTTLHNMFYRLDLTEADIRILHGIHRALADRHPTRE
- a CDS encoding NADP-dependent isocitrate dehydrogenase; this translates as MTRIKVANPIVELDGDEMTRIIWRFIKDRLILPYLDIDLLYYDLGIEERDRTDDQVTIDAANRIREIGVGVKCATITPDEGRVEEFGLKQMWRSPNGTIRNILGGVVFRQPIICRNVPRLVPGWTRPIVIGRHAFGDQYRATDIAFPGRGKLSLKFVGEDGTVIEREVYDAPSAGVYMGMYNLDASIRDFARASFNYGLSLGWPVYLSTKNTILKVYDGRFKDLFQEVFDTEFAEKFKAAGITYEHRLIDDVVASALKWSGGFVWACKNYDGDVQSDMVAQGFGSLGLMASVLMTPDGRIIEAEAAHGTVTRHYRQHQRGEATSTNSIASIYAWTGALKHRAKLDENAALMTFATTLERVVVETVEAGSMTKDLALLVGPDQGWLTTEGFLAAVEENLNKALPG